The genomic region GCGTCGCGCATCACCCGGCGCGCGCCCACCGACGTGCACCTGCCGCGCTCCTCCGTCTGGATCCTCGTCACGGGCACCCTGGTCACGCTCGCGCTGGCCGTGGTGTGGCTCGCGGTCGGCACCCTCGAGACCGGGATCATGGTGGCCATCACCGGCTTCCTCGCGCTGCTGCTCGGCGCGCAGGCCGCGGCCGTGAAGAGCATCGGCCTGCGCGACCTCTCCACCGTCGTCGTGACCATGACGATGGTGAACCTCTCCTCCGACAGCCGGGTGGCCGGGGGCACGGGCGCCGCGTGGGCCCGCCGCATCGGCGCGATCGTGTGCATGGGGCTCGGCGCGCTCGTCGCCGCCCTCATCACGACGTACGTCGGCG from Clavibacter michiganensis subsp. insidiosus harbors:
- a CDS encoding YoaK family protein, with amino-acid sequence MSRPWPEGSYIAALLVMTTATGAIDGVSYLALDRVFTGNMTGNVLFIGFGLVGVADIPVLNNLVALVAFMLGAVIASRITRRAPTDVHLPRSSVWILVTGTLVTLALAVVWLAVGTLETGIMVAITGFLALLLGAQAAAVKSIGLRDLSTVVVTMTMVNLSSDSRVAGGTGAAWARRIGAIVCMGLGALVAALITTYVGGAWALLAAGGLMVVGVGLLWNARRIERGRLREAVASADDARAAASPA